Proteins found in one Subtercola endophyticus genomic segment:
- a CDS encoding alpha/beta hydrolase family protein, protein MNAVTNSFSANPDYDFEIRTALGHAVEGASEPGEVLAATAGIKKGDHKGWFGAWNGLATRTLATARAADAAGHRVSAAQAYLRASAYFGVAVDAISALDDTTALGPTFASQRAAWNSFVDNASVEVERVEIPYESATLPGYFFRSGAGAGVAAVAGAGAAAGAAAPAGSAEAAAAPASAAAAPTLVAVNGSDGSLASLWASTVSAALKRGYNVLMFDGPGQQSQLFDRGIPFRPDWENVLTPVFDFVAAQAGVDPSRIAVYGISQGGYWVPRAIAFEHRFAAAIADPGVVDVSSSWMGHLPKSLTKLLDEKQNEKFDREMAFGLKFSPESARTWNFRTRPYATTGYAETLDAVRAYNVADLAAQITTPLLITDPEGEQFWPGQSEQLAALTPGVSTIIHFTAAEGASGHCQPLARTLTAERMFDWLDERLAARRGAELS, encoded by the coding sequence ATGAACGCCGTCACGAACAGCTTCTCTGCAAATCCCGACTACGACTTCGAGATTCGCACCGCCCTGGGGCATGCCGTCGAGGGTGCATCGGAGCCCGGCGAGGTGCTGGCGGCGACCGCAGGCATCAAGAAAGGCGACCACAAGGGCTGGTTCGGGGCCTGGAACGGTCTCGCGACGCGAACGCTCGCCACGGCACGGGCGGCGGATGCTGCGGGGCATCGGGTGAGCGCTGCCCAGGCGTATCTGCGGGCATCCGCCTACTTCGGCGTGGCCGTCGACGCCATCAGCGCCCTCGACGACACGACCGCGCTCGGTCCGACGTTCGCCAGCCAGCGGGCGGCGTGGAACTCGTTCGTCGACAACGCTTCGGTCGAGGTCGAGCGGGTCGAGATTCCGTACGAGTCGGCGACGCTGCCGGGGTACTTCTTTCGGTCGGGGGCTGGGGCTGGTGTTGCTGCCGTTGCTGGGGCTGGGGCGGCTGCCGGTGCTGCTGCGCCTGCTGGCTCCGCCGAGGCTGCCGCCGCGCCTGCTTCGGCCGCTGCCGCGCCGACGCTGGTCGCCGTCAACGGCAGCGACGGCTCGCTGGCTTCACTCTGGGCATCCACTGTGTCGGCTGCACTGAAGCGCGGCTACAACGTACTCATGTTCGACGGCCCGGGGCAGCAGTCGCAGCTCTTCGACCGCGGCATTCCGTTTCGCCCCGACTGGGAGAACGTGCTCACGCCGGTGTTCGATTTCGTGGCGGCTCAGGCGGGCGTCGATCCGAGCCGCATCGCCGTCTACGGAATCAGCCAGGGGGGATACTGGGTTCCGCGCGCGATCGCGTTCGAGCACCGCTTCGCCGCGGCGATCGCCGACCCCGGCGTGGTCGACGTCTCCTCCTCGTGGATGGGGCACCTACCCAAGAGTCTCACCAAACTGCTCGACGAGAAGCAGAACGAGAAGTTCGACAGAGAAATGGCTTTCGGCCTGAAGTTCTCGCCCGAATCGGCTCGCACCTGGAACTTTCGGACCCGGCCCTACGCCACGACCGGGTACGCCGAGACGCTCGACGCCGTGCGAGCGTATAACGTCGCCGACCTCGCCGCGCAGATCACAACCCCGCTGCTCATCACCGACCCCGAGGGCGAGCAGTTCTGGCCGGGACAGTCGGAGCAACTCGCAGCGCTGACGCCTGGCGTGTCGACGATCATCCACTTCACCGCGGCCGAGGGCGCGAGCGGGCACTGTCAGCCGCTCGCCCGCACGCTCACGGCCGAGCGGATGTTCGACTGGCTCGACGAGAGGCTTGCGGCGCGGCGCGGCGCTGAGCTGAGCTGA
- a CDS encoding alpha/beta fold hydrolase, translating into MSTYVLVPGACHGGWWYDDLVAELRARGHEAEAVTLAGLEVTAGAGGSDAGGDSSAVNLTTHIDQVGRVVERAAADAAEGVVLVGHSYAGTVITAVADRMPGAVRALVYLDAFVPEDGDSCYSMTNDEQRAWYIEGSGRTGLAVDPLPFFDERARPHPLASLVQQVSLSGSWAAVPTKVYAAAEWPGESPFASSIARVQADPVWDFYRWATRHNVMHDGPARVLELLLPL; encoded by the coding sequence ATGTCGACTTACGTTCTGGTTCCGGGAGCCTGCCACGGCGGCTGGTGGTACGACGATCTCGTCGCAGAGCTTCGCGCACGTGGTCATGAGGCCGAGGCCGTCACGCTTGCAGGGCTCGAGGTCACGGCGGGTGCGGGTGGGTCCGATGCGGGTGGCGATTCCAGTGCAGTGAACCTCACGACTCATATCGACCAGGTAGGTCGTGTCGTCGAGCGTGCCGCGGCCGATGCGGCAGAGGGCGTGGTTCTCGTCGGCCACAGCTATGCCGGAACCGTGATCACGGCGGTCGCCGACAGGATGCCCGGGGCGGTGCGCGCGCTGGTCTACCTTGATGCGTTTGTGCCCGAAGACGGTGACAGCTGCTACAGCATGACGAACGATGAACAGCGCGCGTGGTACATCGAGGGCTCGGGGCGTACCGGTCTCGCCGTCGACCCGCTGCCGTTCTTCGATGAGCGTGCGCGGCCGCATCCGCTCGCCTCGCTGGTGCAGCAGGTCTCGCTGTCGGGTTCCTGGGCCGCGGTGCCGACGAAGGTCTACGCCGCGGCCGAGTGGCCTGGCGAGTCTCCGTTCGCGTCGTCGATCGCTCGGGTGCAGGCGGATCCGGTCTGGGACTTCTACCGCTGGGCGACCCGCCACAACGTGATGCACGATGGGCCCGCGCGCGTACTGGAGCTGTTGCTGCCGCTGTGA
- a CDS encoding beta-xylosidase/alpha-l-arabinosidase: protein MSIEQTESAVEASGVSDRVRALVADMTLDEKLAQLVGFWVDQGDEVVAPMAGERVVSTRYEDATANGIGHLTRVYGTRPVDPVERANWLWNEQRRLQTETRLGIPALVHEECLTGLAAWKAATFPTPLAWGAAFDPELVERMGAAIGRSMRQLGVHQGLAPVLDVIRDPRWGRVDECIAEDPYVVGTIGTAYVQGLQGEGVHATLKHFVGYSASQAGRNHAPVHIGRREFEDVFLPPFEMAVRLGGVRSVMNSYSEIDGVPLAAAPEVLTGILRERWGFDGVVVSDYFAVAFLQSMHAVASDRGHAAQLALEAGIDVELPSGDTYLEPLAERVREGLVPEALVDRAVLRVLAQKEELGLLDARFDEPPTHIDLDDAEHRAIARELAEESVVLLSNDGLLPLGEPARIALIGPNADSAEALMGCYSFANHVLAHHPGTPFGFEIPTILEAFGARYPGAVITSADGCSVEGFDASGIAAAVDAARASDVAIVVVGDRAGLFGRGTVGEGNDVESLELPGIQRQLVEAVVASGTPVVMVVLSGRPYAIGWALDGPHAPAAVVQSFFPGEEGATAIAAVLAGDVVPSGHLPVSLPRSAGAEPFSYLHPILGGPSEVTSADSTPARPFGFGLSYTTFERTELFVDPEVPTDGTISATVRVRNTGNRAATDLVQLYGHDVLGSITRPVAQLLGYQRVQLAPGEEAVVRFEVPAALLAFTDRNFEKVVEPGQVDLWVGGSCVDEQTRASFVLTGAVHPVAGELPAVTGVTVVRAAVRV, encoded by the coding sequence GTGAGCATCGAACAGACCGAAAGTGCCGTCGAGGCATCCGGTGTCTCTGACCGCGTGCGCGCACTGGTCGCCGACATGACCCTCGACGAAAAACTCGCTCAGCTCGTGGGGTTCTGGGTCGACCAGGGTGATGAGGTCGTCGCCCCGATGGCCGGTGAGAGGGTGGTCTCGACCCGGTACGAGGATGCCACGGCGAACGGCATCGGCCACCTCACCCGGGTCTACGGAACCCGGCCCGTCGACCCGGTCGAGCGCGCGAACTGGCTGTGGAACGAGCAGCGGCGCCTGCAGACAGAGACCCGCCTGGGCATCCCCGCCCTCGTTCACGAAGAGTGCCTCACCGGCCTCGCTGCGTGGAAGGCGGCGACCTTTCCGACTCCGCTCGCCTGGGGCGCCGCATTCGACCCCGAGCTGGTAGAGCGAATGGGTGCCGCGATCGGCCGATCGATGCGGCAGCTCGGCGTGCATCAGGGTCTCGCGCCGGTGCTCGACGTGATTCGCGACCCGCGCTGGGGGCGGGTCGACGAGTGCATCGCCGAAGACCCGTACGTCGTCGGCACCATCGGCACGGCTTATGTGCAGGGCCTGCAGGGCGAGGGTGTGCACGCCACGCTCAAGCACTTCGTCGGTTACTCCGCCTCGCAGGCGGGGCGAAACCACGCGCCGGTGCACATCGGTCGGCGCGAGTTCGAAGACGTCTTTCTGCCGCCGTTCGAGATGGCGGTTCGGCTCGGCGGCGTGCGGTCGGTGATGAATTCGTATTCGGAGATCGACGGTGTTCCCTTGGCCGCAGCGCCCGAAGTTCTCACCGGCATCTTGCGCGAGCGCTGGGGTTTCGACGGCGTCGTCGTCTCCGACTACTTCGCGGTGGCCTTTCTGCAGAGCATGCACGCTGTCGCTTCCGATCGAGGACACGCGGCCCAGCTCGCCCTCGAGGCGGGCATCGATGTCGAGCTACCCAGCGGCGATACCTATCTCGAACCTCTCGCCGAACGCGTGCGTGAGGGGCTGGTGCCCGAGGCTCTCGTCGATCGTGCGGTGCTTCGGGTGCTGGCGCAGAAAGAGGAGCTCGGGCTGCTCGACGCCCGCTTCGACGAGCCGCCCACGCACATCGATCTCGACGACGCCGAACATCGCGCCATCGCGCGCGAGCTCGCCGAAGAGTCGGTCGTGCTGCTCTCGAACGACGGCCTGTTGCCGCTCGGCGAACCCGCACGCATCGCCCTGATCGGCCCGAACGCCGACAGCGCCGAAGCGCTCATGGGCTGTTACTCCTTCGCCAACCATGTTCTCGCCCACCACCCGGGAACGCCGTTCGGTTTCGAGATTCCCACGATTCTCGAGGCGTTCGGCGCCCGGTATCCCGGTGCGGTCATCACCAGCGCCGACGGATGCTCGGTCGAAGGTTTCGACGCAAGCGGCATCGCCGCCGCGGTCGACGCCGCGCGGGCGAGCGACGTCGCGATCGTCGTCGTCGGCGACCGCGCGGGGCTGTTCGGGCGAGGAACGGTCGGCGAAGGCAACGACGTCGAATCGCTCGAGCTGCCGGGCATCCAGCGGCAGCTGGTCGAGGCCGTCGTCGCGTCGGGTACCCCCGTGGTGATGGTCGTGCTCTCCGGTCGCCCCTACGCCATCGGCTGGGCTCTCGACGGGCCTCATGCTCCGGCTGCTGTCGTGCAGTCGTTCTTTCCCGGCGAAGAGGGTGCCACGGCTATCGCTGCCGTTCTGGCGGGTGACGTGGTGCCCTCGGGTCACCTGCCGGTCTCGCTGCCCCGGTCGGCAGGCGCCGAACCGTTCAGCTACCTGCACCCGATTCTCGGGGGCCCGAGCGAGGTGACCAGCGCGGACAGTACTCCGGCGCGACCCTTCGGCTTCGGGCTCAGCTATACGACCTTCGAGCGCACCGAGCTGTTCGTCGACCCCGAGGTGCCGACCGACGGCACCATCTCAGCGACCGTGCGCGTGCGCAATACCGGCAACCGGGCTGCAACCGATCTCGTTCAGCTTTACGGGCACGATGTACTCGGCAGCATCACGCGCCCGGTCGCACAGCTGCTCGGCTATCAGCGGGTGCAGCTGGCGCCGGGCGAGGAGGCCGTTGTGCGATTCGAGGTGCCCGCGGCTCTGCTCGCCTTCACCGACCGGAATTTCGAGAAGGTCGTGGAGCCGGGGCAGGTCGACCTGTGGGTCGGCGGGTCGTGTGTCGACGAGCAGACTCGGGCGTCGTTCGTGCTGACGGGGGCCGTGCATCCGGTCGCCGGCGAGCTGCCGGCGGTCACGGGCGTGACGGTGGTGCGCGCCGCGGTCAGGGTGTGA